A part of Anolis carolinensis isolate JA03-04 unplaced genomic scaffold, rAnoCar3.1.pri scaffold_10, whole genome shotgun sequence genomic DNA contains:
- the LOC100552488 gene encoding uncharacterized protein LOC100552488, with product MATKVQEQGLNASCSDPVEERDAGSSIVAEHQDLARDEPEAVGECSGADHSEMPPQPPAQCLATSLQVKQEEEPKTDPSQVPPPAKAAAPVPVPPVGEGKGAKRMMEDDGDIFKEMPDVCQDARESRRGMLLPDLFGEAHQAHSSQSGGCAKVEQAVPCLPNMGSENQRKRFRGFAYKETEGPQVAYERLQELLFQWLKPEARSKEEIVEQLVLEQFLSLLPEDVQRWVRERHPENGDEAVALAEDYQFLHPEPGRRPYPERTRQRSSARSWLR from the coding sequence ATGGCAACCAAGGTGCAAGAGCAGGGCCTGAATGCCTCTTGCTCTGATCCTGTGGAGGAACGGGATGCAGGTAGCAGCATTGTGGCTGAGCATCAGGACTTGGCTAGAGATGAGCCTGAGGCAGTGGGTGAATGTTCAGGAGCTGACCATTCAGAGATGCCACCCCAGCCTCCAGCTCAGTGTCTGGCCACAAGCTTGCAGGTTAAACAAGAAGAGGAACCAAAGACTGATCCCTCCCAGGTGCCTCCTCCTGCAAAGGCAGCAGCACCAGTTCCGGTGCCGCCagtgggagaagggaaaggagcaaAGCGGATGATGGAGGATGATGGTGACATCTTTAAGGAAATGCCTGACGTCTGTCAAGATGCTAGGGAGTCAAGAAGGGGTATGCTCTTGCCAGATCTCTTTGGGGAAGCTCATCAGGCTCACAGCAGCCAAAGTGGAGGATGTGCCAAAGTGGAGCAAGCTGTTCCTTGTCTCCCCAACATGGGCTCTGAAAATCAGCGTAAACGCTTCCGGGGATTTGCATACAAAGAGACTGAAGGGCCACAAGTGGCTTATGAGCGACTCCAGGAGCTCTTgttccagtggctgaagccagaggccCGCAGCAAGGAAGAGATTGTGGAGCAGCTGGTCCTTGAGCAATTCCTGAGCCTCCTCCCTGAGGATGTCCAGCGCTGGGTTCGGGAACGCCACCCAGAAAATGGAGACGAGGCTGTGGCCCTGGCAGAAGACTATCAGTTTCTGCATCCTGAACCTGGAAGACGACCCTACCCAGAGAGGACAAGGCAGCGGTCTTCAGCCAGGAGTTGGCTCCGCTGA